Genomic DNA from Paenibacillus sp. MBLB1832:
GCTTAATGCCGCCGGCTACATTCAAGTAAGCATCTTGATTTTGCAGGAACATGCCCATACGTTTCTCCAGTACCGCGATAATCAGCGAAAGTCGATTATGGTCCACGCCCGTCGCCATCCTCCGCGGGGAAGGGAAATTCGTCGAAGATACTAGTGCTTGAATTTCGACCAAAACAGGACGAGTACCTTCCATGCTCGCTACCACTGCGGATCCAGCTACGCCAATCGGCCTTTCAGACAGGAAAAGTTCCGATGGATTATTGACTTCAATCAGGCCAGCTTCCTGCATTTCAAAAATGCCAATTTCATTCGTCGAGCCAAACCGGTTCTTCACCGCTCTTAACACACGGTAGGAGTGATGCCGTTCTCCTTCGAAATATAGTACACAATCCACCATATGCTCCAGCATTCTGGGCCCCGCGATGGCTCCTTCTTTCGTCACATGCCCGACAAGGACCGTTGCAATTCCCTTACCTTTAGCTATTCTCATAAAATGGCCTGTGCATTCTCGAACTTGCGATACCGTTCCTGGCGCTGATGTAATAGCGGGATGAAATACCGTTTGAATCGAATCAATTACAAGGAAATCGGGATTAATATCTTGAATGGCTTCCTCGATGAGTTCAAGATTAGTCTCACATAACACGTAGAGTAGCGGAGATGTTGCGTTTAATCGATCTGCGCGAAGCTTCGTTTGCTTGATGGATTCTTCTCCCGATATATAAAGCACCTTTTGCTGGGCTTGTGTGAGTTCGAAGGATGTTTGTAAGAGCAAGGTTGACTTCCCAATACCTGGGTCCCCCCCTACTAGGATGAGTGAGCCAGGGACGATACCGCCGCCTAACACGCGATTCAACTCTTTGTTGTTCGTCACAACTCGCGGTTCCGAGCTGCTTTCTATATGTATGATCGGTGTTGCTTTTTCTTTCGCTTTGGGGATCGATGAGCTCATTCCTTGCGTACGAACAACGGTTTCTATTTCCTCAACCATCGTATTCCAAGACTGACAACCTGGGCATTTGCCCATCCATTTTGGCGAATCGTAGCCGCACTCCTGGCAGCTGAACTTCGTTTTTTGTTTGCTCATTGAAAGAAATAACTCCTAACGTGGGGATATCCTTTTTGGCTATCCTTACCACATAAAGTTTACCATTTTTATGGTGCTCATGAAAGTGCCGAAAGCAACAAAAAGCATTTAGCCCCACCCTTGTTGGATGGAGCAAAATGCTTTGACTTATTTGTTATTTCGTAGCAACGCCTTCGCCCTTCTGAACGACGAGTTCGCCTTCATTTTCATCAATTGTAAGCGAATCACCTTTTGAAATATTGCCTTTCAGCAACTCTTCGGATAAGCGATCTTCAATGTGCTTCTGAATCGCTCTACGCAGAGGACGCGCTCCATAGGTCGGGTCAAATCCTTCCTTCGCTAGGAACAACTTCGCTTTATCTGTCAGCAAGAAGTCCACTTCTTGCTCTTTCAGACGTTTGCGCAGGTCATCTGCCATCAAGCTAACGATTTGAGCGATATGCTTCTCATCCAAAGAGTGGAAGACAATGATTTCATCGATCCGGTTCAGGAACTCAGGACGGAAGCTCTTCTTCAACTCGCCCATCACTTTATCTTTCATGTTGTTGTAGTCTTTGCCTGCATCGATGGATGCCGTGAAACCAAGCGAGGAGTTCTTCTTAATCGTATCCGCGCCAACGTTGGACGTCATGATAATGATTGTGTTACGGAAATCCACAGTACGTCCTTTGGAATCCGTCAACCGACCATCTTCCAACACTTGCAGAAGGATGTTAAAAACCTCTGGATGTGCTTTCTCAATTTCATCGAGAAGCACCACCGAATACGGCTTACGACGAACTTTCTCTGTCAGTTGACCGCCTTCTTCATAACCGACATACCCTGGAGGCGCTCCGACCAAACGGGAAGTCGAATGTTTCTCCATATACTCAGACATATCAATACGAACTACCGCATTGTCATCACCGAAGAGTGATTCAGCCAGTGCGCGTGCAAGCTCTGTCTTACCTACACCCGTAGGTCCAAGGAAGATGAAGGAGCCCATTGGTCGCTTAGGATCTTTCAAACCAGCTCTTGCGCGGCGGATAGCACGGCTTACCGCTTTAACCGCTTCTTCTTGCCCGATGACGCGTTCATGAAGAATGTCTTCCATTTTGAGCAAACGCTCTGTCTCTTCTTCAGCCAGCTTACTTACCGGAATTCCCGTCCAGCTTGCCACGATTTGAGCGATGTCATCTGGTGTTACTTCCGTATCCAGACGACCTTGCTTCTCTTTCCACTCGTTCTTCGTTGAGTCTAGCTCTTCACGAAGCTTTTGCTCCGTATCACGAAGGCCTGCTGCTTTCTCGAACTCCTGACTTTGGACAGCCGCGTCTTTCTCCTTACGAATGTTCTCTAGTTTATTCTCAAGTTGCTTCAAGGATGGCGGCGTTGTGTAGGAACGCAATCTCACCTTGGAGCTCGCTTCGTCGATCAAATCAATTGCTTTATCGGGAAGGAAACGATCCGTAATGTAACGATCCGACAATTTAACCGCCTCTTGAATCGCGGCATCCGTGATTTTCACACGGTGGTGCGCCTCGTAGCGATCACGCAGACCGTACAAAATTTGAATCGCCTCTTCTGGCGAAGGTTGATCCACCGTAATTGGTTGGAAACGACGCTCCAGCGCAGCATCCTTCTCGATATATTTACGGTACTCATCCAGTGTCGTAGCCCCGATGCATTGCAGCTCGCCACGAGCTAAGGCTGGTTTTAGAATATTGGAAGCGTCAATCGCGCCTTCCGCGCCGCCCGCACCGATCAAGGTGTGCAATTCATCAATGAACAATACAATATTACCGGCTTGACGAATTTCATCCATAATCTTTTTGAGGCGATCCTCGAACTCGCCGCGATATTTCGTTCCTGCAACAACAGAACCCATGTCGAGCGTCATGACACGTTTATCTTTTAACGTCTCAGGAATCTCATTGTTGATAATCTTCTGAGCAAGACCTTCCGCGATCGCTGTTTTACCGACACCTGGCTCACCGATTAGCACCGGATTGTTTTTCGTTCTGCGGCTCAATACTTGAATAACCCGCTCGATTTCCTTGCTACGCCCGATAACAGGGTCCAAATGCCCTTCTTTCGCATACGCCGTCAAATCCCTTGCCAACCCATCTAATGTAGGCGTGTTCACATTTGGATTCGTGCCGTGACTTGGCGACACTGTCTCGCTGCTGCCCAAAAGCTGTAGAACCTGCTGACGTGCTTTATTCAAGGAGACACCCAAGTTGTTAAGAACTCTTGCGGCTACCCCTTCACCTTCACGAATTAGGCCTAATAAAATATGTTCAGTCCCCACATACGTGTGACCTAATTTTCTCGCTTCATCCATCGAAAGCTCAATCACTTTCTTCGCTCGAGGCGTATAGGCGATGTTCGTTGGTTGCTCTTGCCCTC
This window encodes:
- the radA gene encoding DNA repair protein RadA; this encodes MSKQKTKFSCQECGYDSPKWMGKCPGCQSWNTMVEEIETVVRTQGMSSSIPKAKEKATPIIHIESSSEPRVVTNNKELNRVLGGGIVPGSLILVGGDPGIGKSTLLLQTSFELTQAQQKVLYISGEESIKQTKLRADRLNATSPLLYVLCETNLELIEEAIQDINPDFLVIDSIQTVFHPAITSAPGTVSQVRECTGHFMRIAKGKGIATVLVGHVTKEGAIAGPRMLEHMVDCVLYFEGERHHSYRVLRAVKNRFGSTNEIGIFEMQEAGLIEVNNPSELFLSERPIGVAGSAVVASMEGTRPVLVEIQALVSSTNFPSPRRMATGVDHNRLSLIIAVLEKRMGMFLQNQDAYLNVAGGIKLDEPAVDLAIAISIASSFRDQATQPFDVVFGEIGLTGEVRGVSRIDQRVKEAEKLGFRRVIMPEKSLKGWTHPKGMEIIGVNTVAEALKAALG
- the clpC gene encoding ATP-dependent protease ATP-binding subunit ClpC, which produces MMFGRFTERAQKVLSLAQEEAVRLGHNNIGTEHILLGLIREGEGIAAKALVALGLGLEKIQDEVESLIGRGQEQPTNIAYTPRAKKVIELSMDEARKLGHTYVGTEHILLGLIREGEGVAARVLNNLGVSLNKARQQVLQLLGSSETVSPSHGTNPNVNTPTLDGLARDLTAYAKEGHLDPVIGRSKEIERVIQVLSRRTKNNPVLIGEPGVGKTAIAEGLAQKIINNEIPETLKDKRVMTLDMGSVVAGTKYRGEFEDRLKKIMDEIRQAGNIVLFIDELHTLIGAGGAEGAIDASNILKPALARGELQCIGATTLDEYRKYIEKDAALERRFQPITVDQPSPEEAIQILYGLRDRYEAHHRVKITDAAIQEAVKLSDRYITDRFLPDKAIDLIDEASSKVRLRSYTTPPSLKQLENKLENIRKEKDAAVQSQEFEKAAGLRDTEQKLREELDSTKNEWKEKQGRLDTEVTPDDIAQIVASWTGIPVSKLAEEETERLLKMEDILHERVIGQEEAVKAVSRAIRRARAGLKDPKRPMGSFIFLGPTGVGKTELARALAESLFGDDNAVVRIDMSEYMEKHSTSRLVGAPPGYVGYEEGGQLTEKVRRKPYSVVLLDEIEKAHPEVFNILLQVLEDGRLTDSKGRTVDFRNTIIIMTSNVGADTIKKNSSLGFTASIDAGKDYNNMKDKVMGELKKSFRPEFLNRIDEIIVFHSLDEKHIAQIVSLMADDLRKRLKEQEVDFLLTDKAKLFLAKEGFDPTYGARPLRRAIQKHIEDRLSEELLKGNISKGDSLTIDENEGELVVQKGEGVATK